In the genome of Acidobacteriota bacterium, one region contains:
- a CDS encoding polysaccharide deacetylase family protein, whose product MWSRKWLVLGIGLVLFLTTFYTLWTLSRSRTFQLFGKLVARVETTQKVVALTFDDGPNPVGTDKILDILARNQVKATFCLTGAELTQYPDLGRKIVAAGHQVANHSFSHDRMVLQSQNFIRNEVERTDALIRQAGYQGEILFRPPYGKKLFGLPYYLSQTGRTTLMWDVEPESFSGIEGNVQNIVNHVTTNVRPGSIILLHVMYRGREASMEAVEPIITKLRAQGYTFVTVNDLVK is encoded by the coding sequence ATCTGGTCGAGAAAATGGCTGGTGCTTGGAATTGGGTTGGTACTCTTTCTCACGACATTTTACACGCTTTGGACGCTCAGTCGCTCGCGGACTTTCCAACTCTTCGGCAAACTCGTTGCCCGCGTCGAAACCACGCAAAAAGTTGTTGCCTTAACCTTTGACGATGGCCCAAACCCGGTCGGAACCGACAAAATCCTGGACATTCTGGCTCGAAATCAAGTCAAAGCGACTTTCTGCCTGACGGGTGCGGAACTGACCCAGTATCCGGACCTGGGTCGCAAAATCGTCGCGGCTGGCCATCAAGTCGCGAACCACTCGTTTTCGCATGACCGGATGGTGCTTCAATCACAAAACTTTATTCGGAATGAAGTTGAGCGCACCGATGCGTTGATTCGTCAGGCTGGCTACCAGGGTGAAATTCTCTTCAGGCCGCCGTATGGCAAGAAGCTGTTTGGACTTCCCTACTATTTAAGCCAGACCGGGCGCACCACGCTGATGTGGGATGTCGAGCCGGAAAGCTTCTCCGGAATTGAAGGTAATGTTCAGAACATTGTGAATCACGTCACCACGAATGTTCGTCCAGGTTCGATCATTCTGCTCCACGTGATGTACCGTGGCCGCGAAGCGTCAATGGAAGCCGTCGAACCGATCATCACAAAGTTACGGGCTCAAGGCTATACCTTTGTAACGGTGAATGATCTAGTGAAATAG
- a CDS encoding AAA-like domain-containing protein yields MKFFNTAGPMQPDIHYVLPPVNRLNRNELLSLIDERKYFILHAPRQTGKTSCMLALVEELNRSGKYRAVYANIEAAQAQRNQVERAMRVIINEIARQSALILNDKFPLSRMKNILEQFGADDALTALLTEWSAAESIPLVLIFDEIDALIGDTLISVLRQLRAGYAKRPAAFPQTVILCGVRDVRDYRIHTSNQEIITGGSAFNIKAESLRLENFSREEIQALYEQHTAETGQVFDDAIYPLVWELTTGQPWLVNALAYEICFRKGRGNDRTQPVTVELVQEAKEKLIERRDTHLDQLTDKLREDRVRRVIAPILSGLTSPETIPNDDISYVYDLGLITTEGGQIAIANRIYQEVIPRDLTYSTQVTISHQTAWYIGADGRLEMNRLLTAFQQFFREHSEHWVERFDYKEAGPQLLLQAFLQRIVNGGGRIEREYGLGRQRTDLLVIWNHPQGIQRVVLELKLRTTRLETVIEAGLQQTWEYLDRCAGDEGHLVIFDRDPGKPWEEKIFHRTETVHGRTLEIWGM; encoded by the coding sequence ATGAAATTCTTCAACACCGCAGGGCCGATGCAACCGGATATTCATTATGTGCTTCCACCAGTGAATCGCTTGAATCGAAATGAATTATTGTCCTTAATTGACGAGCGTAAATATTTCATCCTGCATGCCCCGCGCCAGACGGGAAAAACGAGTTGTATGCTGGCGCTGGTTGAAGAATTGAACCGGAGTGGAAAATACCGGGCGGTGTACGCCAACATCGAGGCCGCCCAGGCTCAACGCAACCAGGTGGAGCGGGCGATGCGCGTCATCATCAATGAAATCGCCCGGCAGTCAGCGTTGATACTGAATGACAAATTCCCATTGAGTCGAATGAAGAACATCCTGGAGCAGTTTGGGGCAGATGATGCCCTCACGGCATTACTCACGGAATGGAGCGCCGCCGAATCAATCCCACTGGTCCTGATTTTCGATGAAATTGATGCACTGATTGGAGATACTTTAATCTCAGTCTTACGCCAGTTGCGGGCTGGATATGCCAAACGACCAGCCGCGTTTCCCCAAACCGTGATTTTGTGCGGCGTGCGTGATGTGCGCGATTACCGGATTCATACCTCGAACCAGGAAATCATCACGGGAGGAAGTGCGTTCAACATCAAGGCAGAGTCATTGCGGTTGGAAAATTTCAGCCGGGAAGAAATCCAGGCGCTTTACGAACAGCACACCGCCGAAACGGGTCAGGTGTTTGATGACGCGATTTACCCGCTGGTGTGGGAATTGACCACCGGGCAGCCGTGGTTGGTAAATGCGCTGGCCTACGAAATTTGTTTTCGGAAAGGGCGGGGGAATGACCGAACGCAGCCGGTAACGGTTGAACTGGTCCAGGAAGCGAAGGAAAAACTCATTGAACGGCGTGACACTCATCTGGACCAGTTGACCGACAAGCTGCGCGAAGATCGGGTTCGGCGGGTGATTGCTCCGATTCTGTCTGGACTGACCAGTCCAGAAACAATTCCAAATGATGACATCAGTTATGTCTATGACCTGGGTTTAATCACGACAGAAGGTGGGCAAATCGCAATTGCCAACCGAATTTACCAGGAAGTCATTCCACGTGATTTGACCTATTCGACCCAGGTGACAATTTCCCATCAGACGGCCTGGTATATCGGTGCGGATGGTCGGTTGGAGATGAACCGGCTTCTGACGGCCTTCCAGCAATTCTTTCGGGAACATTCGGAGCATTGGGTAGAGCGGTTTGACTACAAGGAAGCCGGGCCACAGTTGTTGCTTCAGGCATTCCTCCAACGCATCGTCAACGGCGGAGGTCGAATCGAGCGGGAATATGGGCTGGGACGTCAACGGACAGATTTGCTGGTGATTTGGAATCATCCGCAGGGAATCCAGCGCGTGGTGCTCGAACTCAAGCTCCGAACCACCAGGCTTGAAACGGTGATTGAGGCGGGACTCCAGCAAACCTGGGAATACCTTGACCGCTGTGCTGGTGACGAAGGCCATCTGGTCATTTTCGACCGTGACCCAGGTAAACCCTGGGAAGAAAAGATCTTTCATCGGACTGAAACAGTTCACGGACGCACACTGGAGATTTGGGGAATGTGA